The DNA sequence CCGGTGACATGGCACCCGACGCACTCGGGATCGCGCCATTTCTCGCCCTTGTCGAGGCTGTCCCAGGCGATGCTGTGCGGCGTGAGCAGCCAGTCGTCGTACTCGCGCTCGTGGCAGGCGCGGCACACGCCGTCGCCCGCGTAGCGTCCCACCGGCAGTGCGGCGGCCACGGCCGCGGGCGCTTCACCCAGAAGCAGGCGCAGCTCCAGGCGCGTGATCTCGGCGCGGTCCTCCCGGTCGCCGTGCTCGCGGAAGCGGATGAAGCCGTCCTTGTCGATGAACACGGTGTCGGGCGTGCGGGCCGAGTCGTACTGACCGAAGATGGCGCGCCCGGCGTCGATGACCACCGGGTAGTCGATGCGGTGCTCCTCCATGAACTGGCGCATCCGCCCCTCGGCGTTCCGCGCGGCGATCCCGATGGCCGCGACACCCCGACTCCGGAACTCCTTCAGGACCGGCACGAGGAGAGGCAGGTCCTTCTGGCAGTGCGGGCAGTCCTGGTCGAAGAAATTGAGCACGACGACCCGCCCCCTGAGAGCCGCGAGATCGATCGTCTTCCCGTCGATGGCCCGGGCGGTCCACACCGGGGCGCGCGGGTGCGCGGTGTAGTTCAGGTCGAGCGCCCCTCCCTTGTCGGAGGTGAATTGCGGCAGCCGGCGCAGGGCCTCCATCGTGGCCACGAGGCGCGGCTGGAACATCCGGCCCAGGTACCCTTCCATCCGGAAACGCACGATGCCGTCCGAGTCGATCAGCACGACGGTGGGGACGTCGCCGATGCCGTACGACGAGGCGATCGGCCCGGGGTCCCGGAGGATCGGCAGGGTGACGCGCTGGATCGTGATGAACTCCTTGATCCGCTCCATCGACTCGCGCGCGATCCCCAGGAACACGATCGGGCGGTAGGACGCGTCGTCGCGGAAACGGCTGAACTCGCGGGCCAGGTCGGGGGCGAACGAAGCGCCGGGGCGGAAGAACAGCAAAGCGACCGGCTTGTCCTTCAGGCTCGACAGCGGCAGCCAGGGACCCGAGGGGTCCTGCGCCGCGAAGTCGGGCGCCTTCTGTCCGGCCATCGGGTGGGTCAGCCCCTCGTTCGTGCCGACGGAGGAGGGGCCTTGCGAGCCGCCGCAGTGCATGACGAGCGCCGCGCACAGCGCCATGGCCGCCGCCCCCTTGGGCGGTGCCGGGCAGTAGGATCGTCTCTGGGCCATGCGGTTCACGGAGTCTGCGAGAATGTGCGGGCCTGACTGCAAAGGCCGGCCAGTATAAGCGCAGGGCGGGGTCGGGTCAAACGGCCGACCGGGCCCCGCGGCGGACCGGTCGCGCGACGCCCGGAGCGCCCCAAGAGTGCTAGACTCGCGCGCGAACCGCCGGGGACGAGGAGGATCTCTTGCAAAACGCCATCGGGGAAAAAGCGCGAAGTCTTCTCAAGATCACCGTGGGGGTCATGGGATCGGCCGGCGGCCATATCAGCGACGCGGCGGCCAGGATGGCGACCGAGATGGGGCGGATCATCGCCGCCCGCGGCTGCGTCCTGGTCACGGGTGCCTGTCCCGGCCTGCCGCACGACGCCGTGAAAGGGGCGAAGTCGGCCGGAGGGATCGTGGTCGGCATCTCCCCGGCCCTGAATTTCGAGGAGCACTGCATCAAGTATCACTCGCCGTACGAGGGGTACGACATGCTCGTGTACACCGGCAGCGGCCTCATGGGACGCGAGATCGAGAACATCCGGTCCTGCGACCTCGTGGTGTTCATGGGGGGGCGGTCCGGGACGCTCGGCGAGTTCGCCATCGCCTACGACGAGGGGAAGGTGATCGGAATCCTGCAGGGGACGGGAGGGATCGCCGACCGCATGGACACGATCGTCAAGCTCGTCGAGAAGGAGACGGGGGCGCACATCATCTACAGCCACAAACCGGAGGACCTGCTCGACAAACTCATCCAGGTCTACAACGAGAAGCTGCTCCCTTACTACAAGACGATCCTGGCCAACAGCCCCCCGGACGGCAAACCCGAGGATTAGGAGGACGCCATGGCGGAATTCGTGAAAGTGGCCAGCCTTTCCGAGCTGCCGCACGGCTCGGCGAAGGCCGTGGAGGTTGCGGGAAAGGCGGTCGCGCTGTACAACCTCGGCGGCGAGGTCTACGCGACCGAAAACACCTGCCCGCACCGGGGCGGGCCTCTGGGGGAAGGGGACCTGGAGGCCCAGGTCATCACCTGTCCCTGGCATGGCTTCCAATACGACGTGAAGACCGGCACGTGTCTCACCAACGCGGCACTGAGCCTCGGCTGCCACAAGGTTCGGCTCGAGGGGGACAGCATCCTGGTCGAGGTGTAGGGGGGTGGGAAGTCGTCGGGGGCTCCTCTATAATTTGAGGCGGCATCGTGACGACGAGGAAGGGATGCGGGGTTCGCTGCGGGCTGGATGGTGGGTGACGGGGGCGCTCTCGCTCGCCCTCATGCTCTCCGGCTCCACCGTCCATGCCGCCATCCTGATCAATCCGCAGGGCTGGAAATTTCCCAACATCGTCACGGCCAAGAAGGAAGTGATCCGGGTCTCGGATGAGACGTCGCTCATCCCGGGGAAGGAGACCCTTCTGAAGGGGTACCGCAAGGCGGACGGGACCTTCTTCCTCACCTTCGAGATCGAAGGGAGGGTCTTCGGAGTGGAGGTCGATACGGACGGCAAGCCGCCGTTCGAGTACGGGATCATGGATGCCGACGGCGACGGCAAGTTCGAGACGAAGATCGTCCCGGAGAAGGGGAGCAACGACAAAGGATACGTGCCGCAGTGGGTCGTCGACTACTACTACTCGAAGCACCCCGAGCTGAAAGAGCCGTCCGGCCCCGTCAAGCCCGGACCCCCGAGTCTTGCCTCCGCCCCCAGGCCGGAGGCGAGCCCGGCGCCGCCCGAGAAGTTGCTCATCCCGCCGCCCGAGATCGTCGGTCAGCCCAGTCCTTAGAAAAACCTCCGCGCCTCAAGGCTCGCGCACGGTGTGGTAGCGGTCTATCGCCAGCCCGGTCAGGACCTGCACCGGCCCGCGCGGCCACCTGATCTCGACGCGTTCGACGCTCGTCGAGGCCCCGAGCCCGAAGTGCAGGCGCGGGTCGTTCGAGGAGTTGTGCGACGAGCCGGCGTGGATCTCCTCCACCTGCCGCAGGGATCCGGCGCGGACCACGACGCGCGCGCCCACGGCGCCGCGGTTGCGCGGGCCGCCGATGAGACGGAAGCCGATCCAGTGGCCGGCGTTGCCGCCGTCGTTTCGCAGGAGGGAGGGCGGCTCGTCGATGTTGTTGACGACGATGTCGATGTCGCCGTCATCGTCGAGGTCCCCGAACGCCGCCCCGCGTGCGCTGTGCAGCTCCTGGAACCCCGGCCCCGCCTCGTTCGTCACCTCGCGGAACCGGCCGTCCCCCTCGTTGTGGAACAGCTGGTTGTGCTGCTTCCAGGTGGTTCCCAG is a window from the Candidatus Dormiibacterota bacterium genome containing:
- a CDS encoding redoxin domain-containing protein; protein product: MAQRRSYCPAPPKGAAAMALCAALVMHCGGSQGPSSVGTNEGLTHPMAGQKAPDFAAQDPSGPWLPLSSLKDKPVALLFFRPGASFAPDLAREFSRFRDDASYRPIVFLGIARESMERIKEFITIQRVTLPILRDPGPIASSYGIGDVPTVVLIDSDGIVRFRMEGYLGRMFQPRLVATMEALRRLPQFTSDKGGALDLNYTAHPRAPVWTARAIDGKTIDLAALRGRVVVLNFFDQDCPHCQKDLPLLVPVLKEFRSRGVAAIGIAARNAEGRMRQFMEEHRIDYPVVIDAGRAIFGQYDSARTPDTVFIDKDGFIRFREHGDREDRAEITRLELRLLLGEAPAAVAAALPVGRYAGDGVCRACHEREYDDWLLTPHSIAWDSLDKGEKWRDPECVGCHVTGRGRPGGFADPESTSHRVNVQCEVCHGPGGGHPKGAAAAANGPDAMKKVCLTCHTGKFVLNFDPDEALALVAHQDHPDLDRLFKYSDEQRQRLDAINTRRLEKFKSGVAYVGADACHDCHLKEYEQWSRTPHAGAFAAILQAGRGYDRSCTPCHTTGLGHKGGFADPAAKKSDNRMTNVQCEVCHGPGDDHVKAPAGLKKATIYGITDQCSFCIIQGVCAACHDQKNDPRFDIEKALPRVRHSEGAAVAPARTGAR
- a CDS encoding Rieske 2Fe-2S domain-containing protein, which gives rise to MAEFVKVASLSELPHGSAKAVEVAGKAVALYNLGGEVYATENTCPHRGGPLGEGDLEAQVITCPWHGFQYDVKTGTCLTNAALSLGCHKVRLEGDSILVEV